One region of Sulfuriroseicoccus oceanibius genomic DNA includes:
- a CDS encoding DnaJ C-terminal domain-containing protein: MNFRDYYEVLGVSKDATADEIRKAFRKLARKYHPDVAEDKEAGEEKFKQINEAYEVLGDPEKRKKYDTLGQNWNQPGAGFTGAAGGMGQGGYEYHFSGTGFSDFFEQFFGRGAHGMAGMSGGGYSDPFSRPSGPRKGVSVDADLLVSLEEAFTGAQRKLRLQARDSGEVREVTVKIPRGVEDGQLLRVRGYGGEGINGGDPGDLYLHVRIESHPFFTVDRSDLLCTLDLAPWEAMFGTKATIKTLKGKIRLTIPPNTEAGETLIASGMGMPRSDGTTGDLHATVRIVVPENPDPEERARWEHLRDTSTFKPRE; this comes from the coding sequence ATGAACTTCCGCGACTACTATGAGGTCCTCGGTGTCTCCAAAGACGCCACGGCTGACGAAATACGCAAAGCCTTCCGCAAGCTCGCCCGCAAATACCACCCAGATGTGGCTGAGGACAAAGAAGCCGGTGAGGAGAAGTTCAAACAAATCAACGAAGCCTACGAAGTCCTCGGCGACCCTGAAAAGCGCAAGAAATACGATACCCTCGGCCAGAACTGGAACCAACCCGGTGCCGGGTTCACAGGCGCCGCCGGCGGTATGGGACAAGGCGGATACGAATACCACTTCAGTGGCACCGGCTTCTCCGACTTCTTCGAGCAATTCTTCGGTCGCGGTGCCCATGGTATGGCAGGCATGTCCGGAGGTGGCTACAGCGATCCCTTCAGTCGCCCGTCGGGCCCACGCAAAGGCGTCAGCGTGGATGCTGACCTGCTGGTCTCGCTCGAGGAAGCCTTCACCGGTGCCCAGCGCAAGCTGCGCCTCCAGGCACGAGACTCCGGCGAAGTGCGCGAGGTCACTGTCAAAATCCCGAGAGGCGTGGAAGACGGCCAACTCTTGCGCGTCCGTGGCTACGGGGGAGAAGGGATCAACGGCGGCGATCCCGGAGACCTTTACCTTCACGTCCGCATCGAGAGCCATCCGTTCTTCACCGTCGACCGCAGCGATCTCCTGTGCACGCTCGATCTGGCGCCATGGGAAGCCATGTTCGGCACCAAAGCGACCATCAAGACCCTCAAGGGGAAAATCAGACTCACCATCCCGCCCAATACCGAAGCCGGAGAAACACTCATCGCCTCAGGCATGGGCATGCCCCGTTCAGACGGCACCACCGGTGACCTTCACGCCACCGTCCGCATCGTGGTCCCGGAAAACCCGGACCCCGAAGAACGCGCGAGATGGGAGCACCTACGGGATACCAGCACGTTCAAGCCGAGGGAGTAA